TGAGCGAGCTCAAACAGGGCATCGAAAACATCCAGAAAATCGAAGATTCCGCCCCCATGCTCTCCCAACTCGACTAGCGCCCACGGCATCGGAGGGGCGAATGGCACCTACAAAAAAAGCGGGGGAAATACAGGGTTGGCTGGAGTTCGGCGAAGATTTTGCGGGTCCCGCCGAAGGGCGAGAGGCGCGGCGTCGTGGCCGCAAGCCTTCCGACCCAGAGACGCCGGATACCGATAGTTCCCGGGACGAGGCGCACGCCTTCAATACCGAACTCCTGCGCTCGCTGCTGATGTCGACAGGCGAGGGCATCTATGGGATCGACCTGGCGGGAAGGTGCACGTTCTGCAACCCGTCGGCGGTTCGCCTGCTGGGATTTTCCGATGCCGCGGAACTGGTCGGAAAGCAGATCCACGATCTCATCCACAGCCGTCGCGCCGATGGCAGCCCCCGCGATCCCGACGATTGCCGCATTCTCCAGGGCATGCGGGAACGGCAAGGCATCCACGTCGACGACGAGGTGTTCTGGCGATGCGACGGCCAACCCATCCCGGTCGAATATCGGTCCCAGCCGGTCTTTCGTAACGGCGCGGTCGTCGGCGCCGTCGTCAGCTTCGCCGACATCGCGGAACGCAAGCGCGCCGAGGAAGCGATGCGGGCCAGCGAAGAGAGGTTCCGCAGCATCTTCGAGCAGACCTCCGTTGGTATGGCCATCTTCAATCCGGACGGCCGCTATCTGACGGTGAACCGGGCCTTTCGGGAAATGCTCGGCTATACCGAGGAAGAGCTTCTCCTGCGGAAGTACGACGAGATCACCTTCGAGGACGACCGCAAGGCCAGCCGCGAAAGGAACCGCCGCGTCCGTGCCGGCAAGCTCGACCGCTTCGAGGTCGAGAAGCGCTATGTGCGCAAGGACGGCCGCGTCATCTGGGTAGTCTTGAGCGCCTCGACCATTCGCGACGCCGACGGCGTGCCGATTTTCAATATCCGCCAGATTCAGGACATTACGGAGCGCAAACAGGCGGTCGAAGCCGTCCGCGACAGCGAGGCGCGCTTCCGGGCGGTGATCGACAACTCGCCGGCGGCGGTTTGTTTGCGGAGCGTCGACGGGCGCTATGTGCTGTTCAACCGTGAATTCGAGAAGAGACATGGCGTGCGCCTGGAAGAGGCGGTGGGCAAGCACGCCGACGACATGGCCCAGCCGGAGGTTGCGCGGGCCATTTCCCTGAACGACGAGGTGGTGCTCGATACCGCGATGCCCTGCGAGTACGAGGTGGAGTTTCCCGACCAGCACAACGTCATGCGCACGGGATTCACCAACAAGTTTCCCATTTTCGGCTCGATGGGCGAGGTGGTGGGCATCGGCTCCATCTGCGCGGACATGACCGACCACAAGCAGATGGAAGAAAAGCTTCGCCACGCCCAGAAGCTGGAAGCGGTCGGTCAATTGACCGGCGGCGTTGCCCATGACTTCAACAATATCCTCGCGGTCATCCTGACCAACCTCGAATTCCTCGAGGAGGATCTGGCCGGCAACGAATCGCATCGCGAAATCATCTCGGAAGCCATCCGGGCCGTCCACCGGGGCGCCAAGCTGACGGAGCGCCTGTTGGCTTTCTCGCGCAAGCAGCCGCTCAATCCGAAAACGCTGGATTTGGTCAGCGTGCTTTCGGACATGGTCGAACTGCTGCGCCGCACGCTGGGGGAAACCATCACCGTGCAGACGGCCTTCCCCGGCGACCTGTGCCCGGTCTTCGTCGATCGCAATCAGTTCGAGAACGCCATCCTCAATCTCGCCGTCAATGCCCGCGACGCCATGAAACAGCGAGGCGGCAAACTGGAAATTCTTTGCACCAACCGGAAGATCGTCCATCGGGCCTCGGGGCGCATCAACGAGATGCCGTCCGGCCAGTACGTATGCGTCGAGATCAGGGATAACGGCGACGGCATGACGCCCGAGGTGATCGAGCGCGCTTTCGAACCGTTTTTCACCACCAAGAAGACGGGGGAGGGCAGCGGCCTCGGTCTCAGCATGGTCTACGGTTTCGCCAACCAGTCCGGCGGCGCCGTGACCATTTCCAGCGTGGTGGGGATGGGCACCTCGGTCAAGCTCTTCCTTCCGGCCGTTCCCCCCGGCAGCCGCGTGGCGGCTGCCGAGGCGGATTCGGCGGATGATCCCGGCGCGGCGGGGCTGCCGCGCGGCAGCGAGACCATCCTGGTGGTCGAGGATGACGTCGACGTCGGTTCCTCGGCGCAGCGCACGCTGGCCAGTCTCGGCTATCAGGTGTTCTGGGCATCGGACGCCCGCGGCGCCCTCGAGGTCCTGCAGGGCGACCAGCGTATCGACCTGTTGTTTTCCGACGTCATCATGCCCGGCGGCATCGACGGCCGCGAACTCGCCGAAGAGGCGCGCAAACTGCTGCCCGAGTTGAAGATCATCCTGACCTCGGGGTATG
The DNA window shown above is from Shumkonia mesophila and carries:
- a CDS encoding hybrid sensor histidine kinase/response regulator; amino-acid sequence: MAPTKKAGEIQGWLEFGEDFAGPAEGREARRRGRKPSDPETPDTDSSRDEAHAFNTELLRSLLMSTGEGIYGIDLAGRCTFCNPSAVRLLGFSDAAELVGKQIHDLIHSRRADGSPRDPDDCRILQGMRERQGIHVDDEVFWRCDGQPIPVEYRSQPVFRNGAVVGAVVSFADIAERKRAEEAMRASEERFRSIFEQTSVGMAIFNPDGRYLTVNRAFREMLGYTEEELLLRKYDEITFEDDRKASRERNRRVRAGKLDRFEVEKRYVRKDGRVIWVVLSASTIRDADGVPIFNIRQIQDITERKQAVEAVRDSEARFRAVIDNSPAAVCLRSVDGRYVLFNREFEKRHGVRLEEAVGKHADDMAQPEVARAISLNDEVVLDTAMPCEYEVEFPDQHNVMRTGFTNKFPIFGSMGEVVGIGSICADMTDHKQMEEKLRHAQKLEAVGQLTGGVAHDFNNILAVILTNLEFLEEDLAGNESHREIISEAIRAVHRGAKLTERLLAFSRKQPLNPKTLDLVSVLSDMVELLRRTLGETITVQTAFPGDLCPVFVDRNQFENAILNLAVNARDAMKQRGGKLEILCTNRKIVHRASGRINEMPSGQYVCVEIRDNGDGMTPEVIERAFEPFFTTKKTGEGSGLGLSMVYGFANQSGGAVTISSVVGMGTSVKLFLPAVPPGSRVAAAEADSADDPGAAGLPRGSETILVVEDDVDVGSSAQRTLASLGYQVFWASDARGALEVLQGDQRIDLLFSDVIMPGGIDGRELAEEARKLLPELKIILTSGYAAGKLNLIELDAIGIGFISKPYTRRTLAEAVRSTLGDADNAG